ATGTTCTAAACTTAGAGATCAATATCTTACAGTGCGCACGAtaacagagaaagagagagagagtataaaAACCCATAGATCATAATAGCAAATATAATTGTCTTACATATATTAAAACCAGAAttcatataaagtaaaaaagacACAACAACACAAATGCTTAAGAAGAAGAGTAACTCAACTTCACAAGTCAAttattcattattaatattaaaaaaaaaaaagcaaaaatagTTCTGCTAGATTCCCTCGTCCTTCTCGTCCTCGCTGCTGCAGCTATTGTTGCTGCTCCACTCACACTTCAATGTAGATCTAGGCGACCCACAGTACTTGCCTAGCTTCTCAAACGTCTGATACATCACCGTTCCGCTCTCTTCTCCCAGAGACTCGAATGTCCTCTCTCTGCACCCGTAATCTTCCAAGTCTACACTTATCTCTGGCTTGTATGCGTTCACTCCAACGCTCGAGTGCACAGCCACAGAGAATTGTTTGGGCTCAAAGCAAGACAGAACCCTTGTCACCAGCTGGCTCAGGTCAATAGTGTTGAAGTCATAACCCACAGCTTCGAAGCTCGCGTAGCTAAACCCATCCTCAGGGGTCACATGGATAGTGGAGATTGCATCTCCTTCGATGGAGTTCATAGAGTAGCCGCAGGGCTCGAACTCAAAGTCGCAGATCTGGGACTGAGGAAGGATCTTTCTGATTCCGGAGTTGTCGGTCATTGAACCAGTCTCGCCATTCTTGTAGAAGACAGAGGCTTTCTCCCTGTCTAGACCAGTCATGCACATCTCGAGCGTGTAGACATTGTTGTTGCTGGAGGACTGGGCAGAGGAGGCAGCATAGACATGCCATTTCTTAGTCTCATCATCATTACCCATCAAGTAGGCAACGCTGTTCAAACCCAGCTTAGTAAAGTGACCATCAAGAACAGAGACTTCCTCAGAGAAGCTCCGGTGAGGAAAAGGCTGGCCGCCAGGGCAGAGGAAGGAGCCGCGAGTGTACTTGACGGACTCGACACTCAGAGAGAGCTCACCGGCCAGCTTAAGAAGAGGCGGGATGGAGAGGAGGAGCTTGGTGGTGCCACAAGTCTTGATGATGACTTTGTAAGGGTAGACAAAGAAGCTGGACTCAGAGAGGACGTAAGAGTCCAAGTGATCGTTGGAGAGAGAGGACACGATCTCACATGCAGCAGGAGTGAGTATTTCGTCAAGCTGGGACCTGGTCAGAGCACGGAGACCCAGGCCCTTGGAGTCTTGGAAGATGCTTGGCTCGAAGAAAGAGACCTCGAGCCTCTTCTCGTAGCCTTCGAAACCGATTGCAGACAAAGCCATGTCGCCTTGTAGTAAGAGGAGAGAACGATTGGATTGGGGAACCAAGCAGAAACGGAGCTTTGAAGAAAGTAAATTATAAACTGGAAACTAAAGAAAACTATAACTATAGTTGGAGACTCGGTGCACGCTACAACTCAGGATGGCCTCTTAGCGCACTGCAAAGAAAGTAAAACAATAACATTGTTAAGAAACTTGATACTGTCATGATTGAAGAGGGTAATAAAATGATGGGGAAGAAGCTTTACGTTGGAGTAGACAGAAGATTTGAATTTCTTGATTCCACCGTTGGGTCGAACGTCTTCAATGCTGTAACCGAGGGGAGCTTCGTAAAACAAGGAACTACTACTACTGCTAGACTTCTTTTTACCACCTTTAGATTCCATCATAAGCTCATTCACGCGTTCTGTAATCAACAAAACCATATGGTTAGGTAAAGGTGAACAGATACTCATCAATGTTCaaagtttcaaaatttcaatAACATATCTAAAAAAACGTTCAATACTCATTCTTAGATGAGACATATGATCAAATTGTTGCAGCAGATCTACAACTATGGTGAGCCTAAGATTACAGTTAACCCTTAAAAACAGTTATGTATATGTAacattaatcaaaatataagtatttcAATTCAGATATAAAATCAATCTGTTATACAAAAACCAATAGCATATGCGTTAGATCAATCGACAACGTTTACTACTCATCCTAGCATAAAGGTTTACCAAACGAGACATGATTAAATTGTTTCATTATACCAATACAACAATATGAACCTAAGATTACGGCTAATCAATCCTTAAAACGTAACGATTTGTTATCTAACAATGAATATATCAACATAGCTCAGAATGATCAATCTCTTATACATAAACCAATACTATATGCGAAGATCAATCGAAAACTTacatattttatgaattttagatcAAGAACACGAATTATGAATCCCTTCTTTCAACAGATACCAAACCTGAAAAATCGAGAATTCTTcattaagaaaacaatttcGTGATAAAAACAATAATCAGATAGATCTGTAacgcaaagaaaaaaaaaacaaaaagctaACCAGATCCAGATGATTGGGGAGAAAGAGCGAGACTTTTGATCAATTGAAAACTCAgaaagaaaaccctaatttgaaagaaggttgaagaagatgatgatttgGTAATGATGAGGGGGCGTTCGTGAAGAGAAAGCCAACGTTGAAACACTTTCTTTTATAAGCCCTAATTGCGCCACGGTTATTTACTTCTTTACCCTTTAACCTTAAACAGGCGAAAGCTCAGGACTCTCCTCAGCCGTTCATTTTCTTGTTCTATTTTTCAACGATAGGTTGCGTGATTCCTGACCACAGCTTAAAATAAAAGCAACAAATCTTATAGTaattaatacattttattttattttattttatttgtttgtttccgTATCCACTAGGaaacttattttattgttttgaaacaaatattttgacATTATCTTTCCGCCGAGAATAACAAGCAACAACATTACTAGATAACTACCAACCAGTTAAATAATGACACGTATATCATCTGGGCGAATAGCTCGAGGTGGGCTGTCACGTAGCGCGGCCCAAAGAAtcgaattttattttctattcgCCAAGGCTCTCCATTACCCTCTCGTGACTCATTCATGATTCCATTAGTCAACAAAGCTACAAACATAAAGATTATACAATTTTGTAATAATCAACACTGGACTTTTGATATGAAAAGTACGTAATTATTCTAGTCTAAAGGTGGAATtgtcttttgaaaaagtatCTAGATTTTGTACAGACATACACACTTTCTATAGTTTATTTACCCACAgccaaacaaaataatttatcttTCACATTTGTAATAGTGAGATTTTCATACAAAACAGAACCATATACCTTCTTCTTTTACCTAGAAGTTGCTAGGATGATTCAGAGGGGGTTTCTGATAAGATATTCCCACCCAACTTGTCAAATATGATGACAGAAGAATATATTCCAACAAGATAGATAAAATGATATGTGTACAAGAATTCGAATCCCAAATCACATGGTATATGTTACAAGATTAAACCGTTTCTTTTTCTTACGGTTTGGTAATAGTCTTCTCAATTCTCATAAATCcagtttcagttcttcaaaaCGCTTTGATACCTGATGATGAATACAAACTAAGGATTAATGCCACAATTGTTTGTTAACTCAAAGAAAGCTCAGAGATTTACCAATCATAATCATCAACATCAATTGTTCACTAGAAGTGAGATAACATCGATCATCCATCATCAAGTTAAATCATGTCATGTCTTATTCATTCACTATCTGTTAACAAGTTCCCAAGAAGAGTTATTAAAACCAGAAAGTAAAAGACAAACCTTAATAATGGAGTAAGCCAATGGAAGCAAGGTATCTTGGATTCATTGCATCTTCAGGGAAAATTTTCAGAGCATGTATGAGTTTTATAAACGGTATTTTACCTCCAGTGttatgatttggatacatttaagaaagaaaaagctATGTCAACTTACAGGTCGTAAGCAAAACTTCACTCACCACTCATCTTGGCAAATACTTCAACAATGCTAAGCCCACTTCGAAcacgcttttttttttttttttttaacgattGAACACgcttttttttgtctgaaatatttatatatacaaattcatCTTTCAGATAAACGAATGCATCAAGTGAACAAAGGCTTAGAACCTTGTCTAAGAAACTCAAACAGAACAAGGGCTTTGCCATGTGGAGACTACTCAACATTGTTCTAGCTTGAACCGCTTTAGCTAATGTTTGCCTGCCTCCTCCAAATTTTCGATTCGTAGGAGCTGATCTGGCCATAACATTGTTAATGAAGCTATATTGCTCGCTGCTCGTAGAGGTCGGTCTTTAAATGGCCTTTTTGTTTCATCAAATCTTGTTGATGCCCGGGGTTTAAAAAGAGCTGATTGTTTTTCAGGTGGGGAAGTGGTGTCACGGGAAGATATAATGGAAGCTATAGAGAGGGCGAAGTATGGGATCAATGACAAGGGAGTGAGGCCAGAGACTTTAGGAAATGAGCTTAGCAAGCTGTTTCCATGCATGGATATGCCATCTTTGGCTGGGAGGAAGAGGAACGGTCCAGATCAAGATGGTTCACAAGGACCGTTTGGTTATCAAACTCTCAGCTAAACCAAACCGGTTTGAGAGCAAATCCACTGATTCCGAGTCTCTTTGCatctgaaaattttgaaaaatgtagCTTTTTGTTAGTTAAcatacattatatatacataGCCTATAAAACTGCATCAAACATATAATGTAGAACACTGATTATGgttgttttattttagtaaataacCTATTAGCTAACCTTGTTTCATGCTAATCCAGAGTCTTCGGCATCTCTCATATCCCTGAAACTAAAATAGATAATTCATTCCTAATCACTTTTTATTATTCTCTTTCTTAAAATGGTTTAGCTTTTGGCAATAACGAGATGGAACTTCCTGTAACAAAACTACGCATAGGACTAGTGATCTTCCCTCTTATACTACTTACAATAGCTCCAatcctttatcttctttttgGTTATCCTCTCTATTATTCATCACCATCATCGATATACAAGCGTTTAACAACATCATCATTGGAGAAACCTTTGCCATCGCTTTCTTCTACGTATAACCATTCATCCAGTCCATCACCGCTAATAGCGTCATCATCATCGGATCATGATGAGACATTATCTGCAGAACATTTGTTGGATGATAACGATTATGACGATACATATCATGGTCTCAAGCCACCATCATCTTTGCGTAACAACATTTCCATATCATCGTCAAATGTTGAGCATCAAGAAAAGGAGCATCGCCGGAAAAGGAGAAAAGCGAATGGATGTGATCTATTCTCCGGTGAGTGGGTTCCAAACCCTGAAGCTCCCTACTACACAAACACGACATGCTGGGCGATACACGAACACCAAAACTGCATGAAATATGGAAGACCTGATTTAGGTTTCTTGAAATGGAGATGGAAACCGAAAGAGTGTGATCTCCCTTTGTTTGATCCTTACGAGTTTCTTGAGATCGTTAGAGGAAAAAACATGGCGTTTGTTGGTGACTCCGTTAACAGAAACCACGTGCAGTCTTTGATCTGCCTACTCTCGAGGGTACCCATATTCTTATGCTTATTATAtccaatatatttattaatcaatTGCTTTGTTgtagtattattttataaacaaaaataaaaatgaagttCATCACATGTTCAAGTTTCCTAGTTACGTGGAGGATGCATGCAAGCATAAATTATTGATTCGATCTCACCATTTAGGTAATTTGATGACAAGGCAAACATTAACCTTAACATTTCAGGTGGAAGAACCCGAGGATGACTCACGACAACAAGACTTCGACTTTAACTTCCAAAGATGGAAATACAAAACGTACAACTTCACAATCGCCACCTTTTGGACAACACATTTGGTTCGGTCCGAGGAAAACGGTCCAGCTGGTCCTAACTCATTCTACAACCTCTACCTCGATGAACCGGACCCTTCTTGGGCTTCCCAAGTCGCCGAGTTCGATTACATCATCATCTCCTCCGGGCAATGGTTTTTTCGACCACTCTTCCTTTAtgacaaacaaaaaatgattGGATGTTTGTATTGTTATATTCCCGGGGTCAGAAATGTCGGTGCACATTTTGCATATAGAAGAGCATTAAGAACAACGTTTAAAACAATCATAGGATTAGCGAATTTTAAAGGAGAGGTGTTTCTAAGAACATTTGCACCTTCACACTTTGAGAAAGGTGAATGGGATAAAGGTGGTAATTGCCTGAGAACTCGACCTTTTAGGTATGGTTTAACCGCCGTTAAtcactttcatattttgttttgatacgAATGTTCTCTTCATTACATGAGCtatttgggtttcttaattagGAGCAATGAGACAGAGTTGGAAGGCATGAATCTGGAGACACACACCATTCAGCTCGATGAATTTCGCATTGCGAAAAgagacaaaaacaaaagtaatgGATTAAGTTTGAGATTACTAGATGTAACACAAATGATGTTGTTAAGACCAGATGGACATCCAAGCAGATTTGGACATAAACCTGAAGATAAAGTTATATTATACAATGATTGTGTACATTGGTGTTTACCAGGTCCTATTGATTCATGGAACGATTTTTTACTCGAGATGTTGAAAATAGagatttagtatttttttttagatccaTTCAAAAGTGAAATTAAGGTAATAGAATCTGCAGTTATTCGTATATGTAGTTATAGTACTGTTTCTTCTTACAGTGTGTTATATaggattgttttattttatattaggattcaccaaccaataggattgttttattttatattcgatatcttttaaaaaatgaaacaaaatattgtcaaattatattatgtttttaaaatttaaaagtaaaaaaaaatagtaataattacaaaaaaaatattttacgtcgtcagcataacattaaaccctaaaccctaaattataatccctaaacccttaatcctaaaccctaaacctttggataaaccctaaactctaggataaatccaaaactctaaatcaaaatcactatacactaaaacattcaagcgtttagggtttagggttttagtgttttttatttagagtttaggatttatccaagggtttatggtttacccaagggtttaggatttacccaaggatttaggatttatccaagggtttagggtttaggatatagggtttagggattaggatttagggtttagtgttttgttgagaacattaaaatatatattttttaattcttttttctgtaactattatcttttttttattttaaaaacataatataatttgagaatattttgtttctttttttaaaagatatcgaatttgaaataatgaaattttattggttggtgaacctataggttcaccctagggagtgaacccaagaatgACTCTTTTGAGATATGTGAGAAACAAAATTTCAACAAATTCAGATCTTAGCGAATGAAGGCCTAATCATTTTGTTGtgcataaaataataaaagaccATGATATAAATAACAATCTAACTACAAACTTTTGATAATCTTATATACTCAAAAGAGTAAAGTCAACGATATAGAAGTAACATGCAAAACGTACTTGCATTCCCGTGTTTCTGATCAAATATTTAAGTATAGTGTATTAAATACatcttaaatataataaaaatacttgATTATATGACGTAGCTGAcatacttataatatataacttccAAAATTTATAAGATATTAGATATATGACCCGCTTGCTTTATATAATTGTTCAACAGCTAGATGAAACAAACAAAGAATAACGTATGAATACAAATTTACAAACATTcaacaaattaaacaaataaagaaaGTCCACCCACCAAGAAAATGCTACCGGCCTTTATGTGTTTAAAACGTTATAATGTTTACCTGCGATCACCATTCCCAGTAACAAGATACCCAATTCCGAGACGTCTCGTCGGAAACACCGTAAACAATAAGCTACATATAACCCCAATCCCCACCGGAACAATGTCCAAAACATGTTTAGTCTCTTCCTCAGGCGACGGATAAAAGCAATCCGTTACATACTTATCTCTCAGCGCAACCGCTCCAAACACCAAAACCGACAACGTAGCATGGATCCAATCAACAAACCGCATCCGGTATTTGGACAAATCGGGTAAACCCAACCCGGACGGGTCAGCATAATCAACGACCCACATACCATTGAACGTGACAAAACCGTAGTAGACTGTTCCGTTGTCGGCTTTAACGCTATCGGTGAAGGAGCTGATGAAGCAAGATGCGGCTAAGAGGAAGAGGAGACCAGCGGTAAGAAAACGCGTTGCATGGTCGCAAACGCCGTTTGAAGTAAAAACGGGAGTTAGGAGTTGAAACGCGAGGAGTGTTCCCGTTGGGAGGAGGTTTGAGAGATTTGCTGCTGATGTCAGCGTGTTTGACATGGCTCGTTGAGACACTGACCTCTGTCTTTTGAGTACCAGGGGTTGTCTGTCCGACGACAGCTGCTTGGAAAGGTCATCGATCTCCGGTGCCGGAAAGTTCGCGTTTCTTAGCTTAAGGGCagacatttttataaaattgaattCTTTCTTGTTTTGGGGTTTCGTTGGCTTGAGTATGGATGATgggaatgatgatgatgttttaTAGATGTTACAATACGTAGAACAGctaggccctgttcgtttgtacatctggaaaatgcatccagatggtccatctagatgtatcatccagatgctccatctgggtgttgttcgtttcATCATTTCGTTcatgcatccagatgaatcatctgaatgcaactatgttcgtttgcttttcatttttttaacttccatctgcatccaggtggacttgttaataaaatgactaaaatataactttttacgTTTCAacggaaaaatagcatttttacggttttggccgaaaatatttttgcggtttttgaggaaatatgtgtgttttcgcgaaaaagtgcatttttatggttttggcagaaaaatatgttttataggTTTGGcagaaaaatacgtttttgcggtttggacggaaaaagtgtgttttgaagttttggcgcaaaaagtgtttttgacgggaaaagttttttttcacgattttggcgggaaaagttatttttgcggttttggcgggaaaatatatttttccggttttggcgggaaaatacatttttccggttttggcgggaaaatacatttttccggttttggcgggaaaatacatttttccggttttggcgagaaaatgcgcttttccggttttggcgggaaaatacatttttccggttttggcgggaaaatgcgcttttccggttttggcgagaaaatacatttttc
The Brassica napus cultivar Da-Ae chromosome A1, Da-Ae, whole genome shotgun sequence DNA segment above includes these coding regions:
- the LOC106352145 gene encoding S-adenosylmethionine decarboxylase proenzyme 3-like isoform X1; this encodes MALSAIGFEGYEKRLEVSFFEPSIFQDSKGLGLRALTRSQLDEILTPAACEIVSSLSNDHLDSYVLSESSFFVYPYKVIIKTCGTTKLLLSIPPLLKLAGELSLSVESVKYTRGSFLCPGGQPFPHRSFSEEVSVLDGHFTKLGLNSVAYLMGNDDETKKWHVYAASSAQSSSNNNVYTLEMCMTGLDREKASVFYKNGETGSMTDNSGIRKILPQSQICDFEFEPCGYSMNSIEGDAISTIHVTPEDGFSYASFEAVGYDFNTIDLSQLVTRVLSCFEPKQFSVAVHSSVGVNAYKPEISVDLEDYGCRERTFESLGEESGTVMYQTFEKLGKYCGSPRSTLKCEWSSNNSCSSEDEKDEGI
- the LOC106352145 gene encoding S-adenosylmethionine decarboxylase proenzyme 3-like isoform X2, with protein sequence MMESKGGKKKSSSSSSSLFYEAPLGYSIEDVRPNGGIKKFKSSVYSNLRFCLVPQSNRSLLLLQGDMALSAIGFEGYEKRLEVSFFEPSIFQDSKGLGLRALTRSQLDEILTPAACEIVSSLSNDHLDSYVLSESSFFVYPYKVIIKTCGTTKLLLSIPPLLKLAGELSLSVESVKYTRGSFLCPGGQPFPHRSFSEEVSVLDGHFTKLGLNSVAYLMGNDDETKKWHVYAASSAQSSSNNNVYTLEMCMTGLDREKASVFYKNGETGSMTDNSGIRKILPQSQICDFEFEPCGYSMNSIEGDAISTIHVTPEDGFSYASFEAVGYDFNTIDLSQLVTRVLSCFEPKQFSVAVHSSVGVNAYKPEISVDLEDYGCRERTFESLGEESGTVMYQTFEKLGKYCGSPRSTLKCEWSSNNSCSSEDEKDEGI
- the LOC106352389 gene encoding protein DMP5-like, giving the protein MNEMMKRTTPRWSIWMIHLDGPSGCIFQMYKRTGPSCSTYCNIYKTSSSFPSSILKPTKPQNKKEFNFIKMSALKLRNANFPAPEIDDLSKQLSSDRQPLVLKRQRSVSQRAMSNTLTSAANLSNLLPTGTLLAFQLLTPVFTSNGVCDHATRFLTAGLLFLLAASCFISSFTDSVKADNGTVYYGFVTFNGMWVVDYADPSGLGLPDLSKYRMRFVDWIHATLSVLVFGAVALRDKYVTDCFYPSPEEETKHVLDIVPVGIGVICSLLFTVFPTRRLGIGYLVTGNGDRR
- the LOC106381675 gene encoding protein trichome birefringence-like 20 produces the protein MELPVTKLRIGLVIFPLILLTIAPILYLLFGYPLYYSSPSSIYKRLTTSSLEKPLPSLSSTYNHSSSPSPLIASSSSDHDETLSAEHLLDDNDYDDTYHGLKPPSSLRNNISISSSNVEHQEKEHRRKRRKANGCDLFSGEWVPNPEAPYYTNTTCWAIHEHQNCMKYGRPDLGFLKWRWKPKECDLPLFDPYEFLEIVRGKNMAFVGDSVNRNHVQSLICLLSRVEEPEDDSRQQDFDFNFQRWKYKTYNFTIATFWTTHLVRSEENGPAGPNSFYNLYLDEPDPSWASQVAEFDYIIISSGQWFFRPLFLYDKQKMIGCLYCYIPGVRNVGAHFAYRRALRTTFKTIIGLANFKGEVFLRTFAPSHFEKGEWDKGGNCLRTRPFRSNETELEGMNLETHTIQLDEFRIAKRDKNKSNGLSLRLLDVTQMMLLRPDGHPSRFGHKPEDKVILYNDCVHWCLPGPIDSWNDFLLEMLKIEI